In Malus sylvestris chromosome 2, drMalSylv7.2, whole genome shotgun sequence, the genomic stretch ACCTGTGTTTCCTCTTAAAAAATCTTGAACCCAAACAACAGGCCGCCACGGGAATCTTGAAGCCGACGCGAATCTAGTCCCAAAATCAAGGTAAGGGTTTCTGATTTTCGATGGGTTTttgttatttagggtttttgtcACAAATTTATCTGTTACCAAATTGCTCGgggttaattttcctttttgaagaaatgaaaaattgaCTACGGCAAAGCTCTATTGAAAAACCTATTTCCTTCTGTAAGAGCAgaatattagtttctttttatgATGTTTGTTGAGGTTTGTACAATCTGATACATTCTAATGCAAACCTTCCTAGTATTGGGCCGTGGAGATAGCTCTATGCCTTGTTTGTTGCTTTTCCAAACCTCACTTGGTGTTTCTCAATTCCAAATTTGCCAATTCGGAAAACAGGAATCAGTAATATGTCTTACAACATGGTATTTTGGATGAATAGGTAGTTGTCATCTTCCTTTCTACAACAATAGTCAGTGCAACTTTGTATATCATGGCTTCTTGATATGGGTTGTGGCAGCATCAGCGCTTGATGAAATCACAAGCATTTCCTACTGCTGGTTGATTAGCTCACCTGGCCCTCAAGTTGTGCCAAGTTTCAATTTTACAATATAGACAATCCATACCAGAGGTTACTTACATTAGTACGGAATTTAAAGAAAACCCTTGTAGTCGAAATAttatattgcagattgtttcaTTTCTTGGTTAAAGCATTGTCTTGGTTTTTTCTGCGTATTAAACTGATAAAGTCTGATGTCCAATTCCTTTGTCTTTTGCAGATCCAGCAGTAAACCTAGTGACTTCAGGACCTTATGGTCTTATATTTGCATCTTTTGTACCCTTTTTCTTTGATATTCCAGTTTCAACACGCTTTCGTGTATTTGGTGTTCGCTTCTCGGATAAGTCTTTCATATATCTAGCTGGCCTACAGGTAAAATGTGTGCAATCAAAGTATTCCATCTAACCATAGATGTTGAAGAACTATAGCTGTTTACTTTCCCTAGGCACTAAATTCTAAATGTTGTTCTCTCTTGCAGCTTCTTTTATCATCCTGGAAAAGATCAATCTTACCAGGGATATCATCTGAATGTCTTCTGTATCCGCAAAGCAAAGGTTATATTTCAATCTGACTTTTGAGGTTcacttaaaaagaaaaaagaaaaggaaaaatatgCATTCAATCAGACAGtaattaacatttttttaacGCTCTGAACTCTCTAAGATAGTTAGATTGGGCCTTGGCAATGGAAAAGTACAACTTGGCTTTTGTGAACTgctatttaaaataaattattttcttgaatTAAGGAGGTTTGTGTATGAACATGGAGGTGTTCTTCTTGTACAAATTAAAATGTGAAAACGAAGCTATGAATTTggtttagtttggtttttattaatttgatttttttcttcttttgcagtTTTCGTTGAAGGGTTTTGATCTTTTTTTAATCAGTTGAAAGCGATAGacttgggtttttattttgtgaaaagGTATAAATTCTCCGCATCAGAtttgctcctcctcctccccttttcttaatgtttttttcttcaggAGGATTCTATGTTCCCAGAGATCGACATGTTCAAGGACGTTTACGTTCGACCTAGTAATGAGACCACTAAGCAGCTTCATGTAAGTATATATAATTACTATTATTCTTATATGTATGAATCGTTCAAATATTATctatattttgttattaaacattatatgttttttctttattattatagGCTACTATGATGGAAAAAAGCACTGCTGTTCTCCAAGAAGCAACATTGCAAGTACCCCCAGAGACCCCGATCGAGGACGTCACGGTACCTGAGGATGTAGGTTTTCAGATCATGACTGATGTCCTGGATCAAAACTTCGGTCGTCGTCGTGGCAAGGTTGTTTGGTGTATGGGGAAAGCGTGGGTTCGTGAAACGGGTGCCTCTTCTTCCAGATCGAACACAGCAGAGGTCGATGCATTGAAGGAGGAAGTGACGCAGCTGAGGGCCGAGGGCGAGCAGATGAGGGCGCAGCTGAGGGCCCAAGGCGAGGAGATGAGGACCTTTGCCGGGACGGTGAGAGACCTTGTACAAACCATACAGATGTTCGGCCTCCAAATCTCGCTACCAGCACCTCATCTTGCTCCACCTTCGACCTCAGAGCCACCTCGCCCTGCCGATACCCAGTAGCCTGATGGTTTGATCTAGTTCACttgtggtttttcttttttgttcggacattttgtatgtacattttcatatattttataattaaatacttttgcttggttaattaattattctttagaatttaattataatatttatcaaaaatttaaaaaaaaatatttttgaccaaaaactttgcgcgacgtaggacgtgcgtcgtgcaaagtggctttgcacgacgaagaaAGTGCGTCGCGCAAAATGGCTTTGCGCGACACATGTTATTTCTTTGTTGCGCAAACCCTACCGTCACTGCCTTGGCGCGACGGTTAGCGCGCGACGAAGGTTGCGTCATGCAAACCCTTAGGCAACGATTTTTGACTTTGCGCGGCGAATGTACGTACGTCGCGTAAAGTGTTTTTCCTACTAGTGCAActtgtaatacaagtaatattaaaagaattataaccaaactaggaaacataattatATTCCTAATATAATTTGGGCTCAcgccaacactccccctcaagttggtgcatagatatcACCTAGGCCCAACTTGTCGAGTGAGTCTTGAAACCTTATTGCAGAAACTGCATGAGTTAGAATATTTGCCAACTGTTCTTCTGTCTTCACGAACGGAATGTCAACCAACTTAACATCCAacttttctttgataaaatgtgtATTGACCTCAACAGGCTTGGTCCTATCATGCTGCATCAGATTGTTAGCTATCTCTCGTGCTGCttgattatcacagtacaacAACATAAAACCTTTTGGTTTAAACCctatctcaatgagtagaatcCGAAGCCATAGAAGCTCACAAATACCATGTGCCATTCCTCTGTACTCAACCTCGGCTGAAGACCTTGCCACCACATTTTGCTTTTTACTTCTCCATGTCACAAGATTACCAGCTACAAATGGGAAGTATCCCGATGTAGACCGCCGATCAATAATATTTCCAGCCCAATCTGCATTGGTATACCCTTTCACCTCCATATGCCTATGCTTTCTATACATCAACCCTTTTCCTGGAGCTCATTTTAAGTAACTCAAAATCCGCATTACTGCTGCCATATGATCTTCACTAggagcatgcataaattgactcacCACACTTACTGTGTAAGCAATATCTGGCCTTGTAAGTGACAAGTAAATCAACCGCCCTACCAATCTTTGATACCTTTCCTTATTCACTGGGACTTGATCCTGATAAATTGCTAGATAATGATTCTACACAATAGGTGTATCCACTGGTTTACACCTTAACATACTAGTTTTAGACAAAATATCCGATACATACTTTCTCTGAGATAAGTATATTCCTTCCTGAGACCTAGCCACTTCAATTCCCAAGAAGTATTTAAGTcctccaagatctttcatctcaaactcagaaGACAAATGCCCTTGTAGACGTTCAATTTCCATTGTATCATCACCTGTGACAatcatatcatctacatatatgATAAGCAGAGTTACCTTGCCATCCTTACGTTTGATGAACAACGTATGGTCTGTGTTTCCCTGTCgatacccaaacttcttcatcgcctGGGTGAATCGCCCAAACCACACTCTGGGTGACTGTTTAAGGCCATACAGTGGCTTCCAAAGTCTACACACTTTCCCACTGAAGTTCGCAGCGCCATAACCTGGTGGAATATCCATTTACACCTTTTCCAATCACCATGTAGAAAAGCATTTTTAACATCAAACTGTCTCAGAGGCCAATCATGGTTCGCAACAAGAGATAATAAAACTCTAATGGTATTCATCTTTGCAACATGAGCAAAAGTCTCCTGATAATCAACCCCAAAGGTTTGGGTAAAACTTTTGGCCACTAACCTCGCCTTGTATCTATCAATTGTTCCATCTGCCTTATGTTTAATAGGGAACACCCACTTGCACCCCACTGATTTCTTTCATATGGGAAGTGGGACCACACTCCATGTATTATTCTTTTGTAGTGCTTCCATTTCAACTTGCATTGCTTCTGTCCATTTCGAATCTTTCAAGGCTTCCTCCACTTTGGTGGGTATTTTGATGGTTTCCATTTGCTGAACAAATGCACAGTATTTTGGTGAAAGTTGATGAGTAGAGACATAGTTTGAAATTAAATACCGCACCTTTCCTTTTGGAGAGTATTTGTCTGGTGGCTTTCTTCGATTTTGACGAGGAGGCAACATATAAGATGGTTCAATAATTTCCGAGTGAGTACTTACCTTGGGAATATCCGTTGGATCATGGACTGACACTGGAAGTCTGAGGGGGGGGGTTTTACTGGAGTTGTTACTTGGACAAATAGTAGATGGCCCATTTGGGCAATTCGGCGCATCAGGAAATCCATTTGGGTTATTGGCAGACACAAGAGAGGGCCCAAGCCCAGTTTGGTTGTCGGGTGGTGCAAGATACGGCCAACATGGGCTATCAGTAGCAAGTGGCCCACTAGGTGCTGTTCTATCACGGTCATGTGGTCTATCTGCAGGCCTGCGTTCATTATCCTCTAATTCCAACCCGTGTCTTGGGCCTTCATTATCCTTCAGATGTAGCCCGTGTCTTGGGCCTTCATTATCCTCCAGATCCAACCTGTGCCTTGGGCCTTCATTTGGGCAGTCAATACTTAAACCAATAGGGATATCAAACTAGCCATAATCTTCACCTATGGTTATCTCCCCCTAAGGAGTATGGCtgggaagaaaaaataattcatCTTCAGAGAAGGTAACATCCATACTGACGTAGACATGTCGGGTAAGTGGATGATAACAACGGTAACCCTTTTGTTGTGGACTGAATCCAATGAAAACACACTGTACAACACATGGATCAAGTTTGCTTCGTTGATTTTTGTGAAGATGGACATATGCCACATAACCAAAAACTCGGGGTTCGAGATGAAGGGTGGAAGGGAGCAAAGCATGATCGGCAAGCACGGCCAAGGGTGTTTTAAAAGAGAGAACACGTGATGGCATTCGATTCATGAGATAAATAGCATAGGTGACTGCATCAGCACTGTATGTCTTGGATGCACAACTACCAATAAGAAGGGCACGGGTAATCTCAAGTATGTGTCGATTTTTCTGTTTGGtgactccattttgttgtggggtcTGAGGGCATAAAGTTTCATGGAGAATGCCTTTTTTCAGTAAAAAACTGAGAAGGTTCCTGATTAAGATACTCACCACCATTGTCTGATCGAAGCACTTTAATAGGGAGTGAATATTGAGTATAAACCATGTGATAAAAACTTCTGAAGATACTACCCACATcgcttttatttttcatgaggtaCAACCAAGTCATTTTGGTGCAGTCATCAACAAATGTTACAAACCAATGCACACCATGTTGAGTAGTAACCAGAGATGgcccccacacatcagaatgaattagCTTAAAAGGAATTGTTCTTCTATT encodes the following:
- the LOC126582694 gene encoding uncharacterized protein LOC126582694 codes for the protein MFPEIDMFKDVYVRPSNETTKQLHATMMEKSTAVLQEATLQVPPETPIEDVTVPEDVGFQIMTDVLDQNFGRRRGKVVWCMGKAWVRETGASSSRSNTAEVDALKEEVTQLRAEGEQMRAQLRAQGEEMRTFAGTVRDLVQTIQMFGLQISLPAPHLAPPSTSEPPRPADTQ